The DNA window TTCACCTGTATCGTCATCAAATGTATCAATTCCAAGAATTGAATCTGTATCAAAATCTTCAAATTCTTCTGTAGTTTCAAATTTATCAACATATTCATATTGTTTTTTAACATCATCAAATTTAAGATATTCTCTTAAACCTCATTTACCATCTGATGTTAATGCAAATCTATTATCAAGAACTAAATCACTGTAAAGCTCAGCTATGATCTCATTTTTGATATCGTTATCTCCGTGAATTTCTTTTGAAATAGTATTTCAAATGTCTTCAAAAGAAGCGTCATCTTTACATT is part of the Spiroplasma cantharicola genome and encodes:
- the rpoE gene encoding DNA-directed RNA polymerase subunit delta; protein product: MSKVSPINLAYDYLSKCKDDASFEDIWNTISKEIHGDNDIKNEIIAELYSDLVLDNRFALTSDGKWGLREYLKFDDVKKQYEYVDKFETTEEFEDFDTDSILGIDTFDDDTGENVGKIKKLLNHKGNDDSIDISLDDDFDDDDDFDDDDEDDDY